Proteins encoded together in one Anticarsia gemmatalis isolate Benzon Research Colony breed Stoneville strain chromosome 1, ilAntGemm2 primary, whole genome shotgun sequence window:
- the LOC142973611 gene encoding uncharacterized protein LOC142973611, with amino-acid sequence MCSPCGPMVCYKYEDCGPPAGSKKPAEGARAEEGGAEKKSENENQLKRTKSRELRGGIMYYSCHCIKRNGLQHDCRRTGCGGEPACLVLPDPVCAPSQLARARGLADPAPFAAHMRAQGGGGSSGNADSGSGGGKRFIVCELKGIVPDSSSSTGGTKCCCSGGGQGAAASGGPAAGLPMLVMKLC; translated from the exons AT GTGTTCGCCATGTGGACCTATGGTATGCTACAAATATGAAGACTGCGGTCCTCCG GCAGGGTCTAAGAAACCCGCGGAAGGAGCTAGAGCGGAAGAGGGTGGCGCAGAAAAAAAGAGCGAAAATGAAAATCAGTTAAAGCGTACCAAAAGTCGTGAGTTACGTGGTGGAATCATGTACTACAGTTGTCATTGTATCAAACGAAACGGGCTCCAACACGACTGTCGCCGCACTGGTTGCGGTGGTGAGCCTGCGTGTCTCGTCTTACCAGACCCGGTGTGTGCACCGAGTCAGCTGGCACGCGCTCGGGGCCTCGCCGACCCAGCCCCGTTCGCAGCGCACATGCGCGCTCAAGGAGGCGGCGGCTCAAGTGGAAATGCTGACTCAGGTTCCGGAGGTGGAAAGAGGTTCATTGTCTGTGAACTCAAGGGAATCGTTCCCGACTCATCTTCGAGTACTGGCGGTACTAAATGCT GTTGTTCTGGTGGCGGTCAAGGAGCTGCAGCGAGCGGTGGCCCCGCAGCTGGCCTTCCCATGTTGGTGATGAAGCTTTGTTGA
- the LOC142973575 gene encoding uncharacterized protein LOC142973575 has protein sequence MATTSSDNGTHRNNLFTRTRSIGVTRAQLETLLSILEKRPHLVTRNYVEIRGRDNYQQGWKEITEELNQMPRGAVKTPEQWITMWRGYKSQACIKAANYRKSGLRNGNSSAAPLTKLDKRIEALVGLKSTMNQPAKKAKSKEARNAQNIEEVMSEAEPQNSIAVSPTTSVVASCYDTYEEQAEDQEMLCPEPQINESLGSSSETRPPQPERRKTKNNNPRRKVALKSLLAQNIYLKITKSRTESMKMLATAARQQSEAAKMQAEASFLFAQAANKLGDALLLFADKNVSISAK, from the exons ATGGCTACTACGTCATCGGACAACGGCAC ACATCGAAATAATCTCTTCACACGTACTCGATCAATAGGCGTAACAAGGGCCCAGTTGGAAACATTACTATCGATATTAGAGAAGCGCCCACACCTTGTAACAAGGAATTATGTTGAGATCCGGGGCCGGGACAATTATCAGCAAGGCTGGAAGGAGATCACCGAGGAGCTCAACCAGATGCCACGAGGGGCTGTTAAAACCCCGGAACAATGGATCACG ATGTGGAGAGGTTACAAAAGCCAAGCCTGCATTAAAGCAGCAAATTATAGAAAATCCGGGCTTCGAAACGGCAATAGCTCCGCTGCTCCTTTAACAAAACTAGATAAACGAATTGAAGCTCTTGTTGGCTTAAAATCTACTATGAACCAGCCAGCAAAAAAG GCCAAATCGAAGGAGGCAAGAAATGCACAAAATATCGAAGAAGTCATGAGCGAAGCTGAACCTCAGAACTCAA TTGCAGTTAGCCCCACAACAAGCGTGGTTGCTTCGTGTTACGACACGTACGAAGAACAGGCGGAAGACCAAGAAATGTTGTGTCCAGAACCACAAATTAATGAGAGCCTGGGTTCTTCCAGCGAAACCAGACCACCACAGCCAGAGAGGAGAAAAACTAAAA ATAATAATCCTCGCCGAAAGGTTGCTTTGAAATCTCTTTTGGCGCAGaatatatatttgaaaataactaAGTCCAGAACTGAATCCATGAAG ATGCTGGCTACCGCAGCTCGACAGCAATCAGAAGCAGCTAAAATGCAAGCTGAAGCTTCCTTTCTATTTGCTCAAGCTGCTAATAAACTCGGAGATGCGCTACTTTTATTTGCggataaaaatgtatcaatcagtgctaaataa
- the LOC142973615 gene encoding uncharacterized protein LOC142973615: MAEIAKLIRLAKIHSSPVNYKSIQNCNPFRYYSECGDGGDDTGHFLPTKDDNPNAPTMYDVRKFGHQLPSDSITPYFEALPEIPTGVFRCTEGEMLGCGAGKCAYYQNPEYFSYHHMSFFDFHLHLRKHRLPCAKTGRKPP; encoded by the exons ATGGCGGAGATCGCAAAATTGATCCGTTTAGCAAAGATTCACAGTTCACCGGTAAACTATAAAAGTATACAGAATTGTAACCCGTTTCGTTATTATTCAGAATGTGGAGACGGGGGTGACGACACTGGCCACTTTTTACCGACAAAAGATGATAACCCAAATGCTCCAACTATGTACGAC GTAAGAAAGTTTGGCCATCAATTACCGTCTGATAGTATAACTCCATATTTTGAAGCATTGCCCGAGATCCCTACCGGTGTGTTCAGATGTACGGAGGGTGAG ATGCTTGGTTGTGGTGCTGGAAAATGTGCTTACTACCAGAATCCGGAGTATTTCTCTTACCATCACATGAGCTTCTTCGACTTTCACCTACACTTAAGAAAACACCGGCTACCCTGCGCCAAGACAGGTCGAAAACCAccttaa
- the LOC142973509 gene encoding uncharacterized protein LOC142973509 has product MAATAKLMRLAKVLNGSWTYFKSMQSWNPLRSYSESKGGKEGDKPPALPPKDENPNAPTMYDVRKYSHQLPSNCVCPFFEVLYHIPTGIFRCTVGEMLGSCCAAKCGYYQNPEYFSYHHMSFFDLHLYLRPYRQPSAKSGRKPP; this is encoded by the exons ATGGCTGCGACGGCAAAATTGATGCGCTTAGCAAAGGTTTTGAACGGTTCATggacatattttaaaagtatgcaGAGTTGGAACCCATTACGTTCTTATTCGGAGTCAAAAGGTGGTAAGGAGGGCGACAAACCGCCTGCTTTACCGCCGAAGGATGAGAACCCAAATGCTCCAACTATGTATGAC GTGAGGAAGTATAGCCATCAATTGCCGTCTAACTGTGTTTGTCCGTTTTTTGAAGTCTTATATCACATTCCTACCGGTATATTCAGATGTACGGTGGGCGAG ATGCTTGGTTCTTGTTGTGCCGCAAAATGTGGTTACTACCAAAATCCCGAGTATTTCTCCTACCATCATATGAGCTTCTTCGACCTCCACCTATACTTGAGGCCATACAGGCAACCATCCGCTAAGTCAGGACGGAAACCACCTTAA